The window ATACCTGTGTGAAAACCGTGTGTGAAGAACCCAAACAGGCCATCCATCTACCCACCCACGGCCCCTCGCTGTCACATTCGAGAAGATATGCGGTTGCTACCGCAGCTGAGATACACACCGAAGGAAGAAGGCTGGATCTCAAGACGATCTCATGAAGCCTGGTGCGAGCCAGCATGTCTATCTGGAGGGGGACTGCCTGTCAATGATCCTGGACTGCGCCAACGCTCCCTGGACCCATGATTTTAGCGGTATTCCATGTTTCCACGTGTATTTCTTGTGGGAGCATCCTCTCACCCTGCGACCGCTAGGAACCTTTGGTGCCCTCTCCAAGCGAAGGACAGCACCACCACTCATTGCTCGAGCGAGCAATTGGGTGCCCGCAATCTTTGCTGGACCCTTTGAAGCTTATGGAGTAATGCTCGGGCCGTGCGGTCATCGCACCAGTGGAtgaagaatttttttttccaccgCTCTCTCTTTGCCTTGCATCACGTATTCaaaaggaaattaaaaaatgTGTCATTCTGCCTTAGTGGCATTTCGACGTGCTAAGGTAGGTGGGTAGCAGCGACGCTAGTTGGATTCATGCGGCTATGCGCAAGTCCTCCGTGTCTTCGCCAAATTGAGGCGGTAGAACTAAATCCAGGCCCCATCTCGTGCCACTTCATCATGAGAGTTTTACTCAGCATGAGAAAGATGAACCTAGTGGAACACCACAATTTCCTCATACATTCATTCGCGCCTTGGCATTCGCTCTCAAGTTGGGTGATCGCCACACACCCACCAGTCTAAGCGGCGTTTCGGACTTTGGCTGCTgttaattaaaagaaatcaaTTACAGAGTACGTTCTACCACGTATTACTTCATACTGCCGCCTGTCTCAGCAGCTCAGTAAGGCCTCTCTCGGTTACGATTCAGAACCTACGGTTGACAAATCTCTGCTTTATAAAACCAACGACGCAAGGGACGACACTTGCTGTTGATGTCGTCGGTAATGCCGTATGCTATCCTCATTACGAAGTATACCTACATGCGCGCATGCCGTATAAAAATCTTTAGCCTCAGGCGGCTGGTCCGGCCCGTTTTGTACGTGTGGATATTCTTGAAAGGGACCGAACCGCGACTAAGCTGTGCGAGGTTCTCCGCACCTATGACAGAAAGGGTAATTGGCAAGAGGCAAGCACGTTGGTTCTGTGAATGTTCCTATACTTTGTTGGCAGTATGACGCCTATGATAGTATAGGTACTCTGTCCGACACACAGCCGCCAGACAAGAGGACTGCCTTGGGGAGGGCAcagagcagcaccagcaattATTGCCCTAATGATGTCGCATCTCCGGCAGTGTCACCTACTCTGGATTGGTACGTATGAGGTgtttaaaataagctaaacCAAGGGATAAGCGAGGCAATACTCCTCAGGTCTCATGTACTTGCGTTGACAATTCCCTCCGCTCACTGTATGGACCAAAACATACAGTAAGTACTACTGTTCCGTGCTTTCAAGCCACTTGCAATAATAAAGCAACAGTATCCCACCTTGGGATTGGGCATGAATAACAATGCTAACGAAAATAGGCAGTCATCTGATTGAGACGCCAAGCCAGGCTCAATATCTACACTCACCAGCAAGGTCTATATTCAATTACAAATGCTGCTCAAGCTTTCTCGTCACCACAACCCAGAGATACCTGATCTAGGTTAATGAAAGACCAAGGGCCGTGTTTATTCTTGCGGCATGAGGCCTTTGGTTTCTATGTTTAATGTTAGTTTATGGGATTTGAGCATTTGACCTGCCTAACGTCTCTCAGTGACTGGCATATTGACAAGCTACTGTAGTACTACTTCGTACCCTCCTCATCTACCATCGCCATTGCGCAACGCCAAACCGTATGGTAGGTACTACGGTAGAACCGTTATTGTGCAGTAGCATCTCTGACCTGCAAGCATCTTGCCGCGCCTTGACCAGGATTTAGTGCTGACCGAATCCGCTAACCATCTGGCAGTCTTTCTCTTGGATCGGTTCCACCGTCGCTCAACTAGCCTAGCCAAAAGAGAGTCCCGGTCACATTAGCCATGAGAGCAAGATTCGGCCTAGCAGGATGGAGCACTGGTACGTCTTGTCGCTGTGCACGCCGGGGTCTTTCAGAGAACATGAAGTCGGTAAAGtatttccatttttttttgtcttgttcccTTCCCGCCTTGACGCAAAGATCTTGACGCAAATATCACTTCCGCATATCTGTAGCCGCCTGTATAGGTAGCATAAGGGGCCTCCTAAGATTCATTTACAAGCTGCATGCGCCGTTAAAGCCCCTTTCTTGCATGCGAACACCATCATCTCGTAAACCATTGCTTCTTGCTAGTAGTTCTTCGATACTACTGCTCTACATGTATAGGTACTAATTGTGGTACAGTACGGCTAGTAGTGGCATGAGGAGCATCCCTGTTCGCCATGTCAACGCGTCTGAGCCGAAGCTTGAGTGCCGGTGCCTCGGAATCGCCCGTCTACCAGGGTAAAAGGGGCCAGCGCTTGAGCACCCATGCCTCGTTCTTTTCCTATTCGTACCTGCTTGTATGTTCCGTACCTACCTCCCAGTACCTACAGTATGGAGagctacagtacatgtagcgGTACTTCGTATATATTCTCATATAATTAGCATTATTCGTTATCTCCCTACCTTTTACGAATCATGTCGTGTGCATAGGCTGATCATCTTTGAATCTCTTTGCAGACGAGCTTATCCTaattttgcttctctctttcacaTCCTCTTCATTTGCTTATTTACTCGACTGGTTCCAAGCTGAACCATTTGCAACTTTCCTTGAAACTTTTCATGAGACCGACCTATTCATCTTCAAGAATACAGCCTAGTACGAGCACCTGTGCTGTAGTGATATCCGtccagcctttttcttctctgctctaGTTTGTACGGAATGCCACGAGCCTCGCTGATGGGACGCCGGTATATCCTTGGACTTGCATGAACTAATGTAACTGTTCGAGTAGTACCTACCGCAGAACCCAGCACCTGAGCAAAACTCCTGCATGAGGCTTGCTGTTTAGGTAGTCGAAGCATTTTCTCTGCCAGCCAATTGCCACGACACAGCTGTGCCGCCACATTTCCAATACTGGTGGCCGAGATACCATAGGCCATCTTTGACGGCTGTACCTTTGCATCCACTGCCTGTGTTCCCTCCAAGCTACGCGGCGGACAAGTATCATACCTAGCAACGCTACGAAAGCTCTGCCACTTGGGCCTGAGCCTCACAGCTAGATAGCTTGGCTGGAAATTACTGAGAATCTCTAAAGTAAGTACGCTTTATGTATTCCTCTCTTCAAATTCGGTCATGATCTCACTCAAAGCCCTCTACCTCAAACGCATCATCACTGGAGGGGGGGTCGATTCTATCTATGCCTTGCTGTACAACCAACCTCATCCTGTCACCTTAAGCTGAGCTAGGAGTATAATCCTGTCGTCAAAGTACACATCTGAGCACAAGGAAACTTGCCCATGAGGAATTGAGAGTGCTCTTGAGCACTTCCGAGCTCTCACTTCCAACCTTTTCACATTCCAATTCAAGCTTCACTGGCTAACACTACTTAGTATCTCCACGGTCAAAACTTCTAGTTCCGACTGCAATGATGGCGACTCTCGGCCAAACCCGAGCGTATTTCCAAGATCATACTACCGAATTAGTAAGTTGCATTTCTCGACTTTGTCAATGTTGCCCCTTTTTTATACATATTCAACATCTATCGGTGCAAGAAGTTTCCCGCAGATTCCTTCTAGAGGCATAGCACGCACCAAGCGGTGTCAGCAAGCCCGTAAAGATTTCTGTCGACATTCAAGCTGGGGGGTGATCTGTGGCCACGAAGCTCGCTAGCGTGCTGTGTCGCAAGGTTGACCAGGCCGGGACTCACTGTGTGGGCACGACGAGCAGCTCCTGTTTCACCAGCGGCCAGGGCGCGCCACCTACGACAGGGCCGAGTGGACCCAAATGGCAACGGGTCTCAGTGTCAGTCGGCGATATTTGAGCAGCAGCTAGGCGAGAAATAGGGCCCTGAGAAGAAGTGACCCAGTGGTCTGGAAGCagagcaagctgcagcaaaagACTTTGATGCGCTGCATAACCAGAGCCAACAGCCATGTTGAAGTGATCGGAGCTTCAAGCAGGGAGTATCGACTGGAAGCTACCTGGCATGGCTGTGTCGAATTACGCAACACTCCACAATCTTTATTTTTGAGCAAAGTTgcgtcaagggcaaggggtCAGCCACCTGGCACCCAGTAGCGTCTCATTTGACAACTGGGTTCTCGCCGAGCCGCGCTTATTCTTCGTTCCAAGATTGTATACGGAGTACCTGGTGAATCTGGTGAATACGCCACTACCTGTCTCGGGTACACGTTAGAGCAAGGCTACTCATACACTGGATGCAAGCGCAACGCCCATGGAGCGCCGTATAGACCGGTGGAGATTAAGCAGCATTTGAGGGATACACAGAAGCTGTGTTCTACGGGTCTAATACGACCCAATCGTCAAGCTCTCGGTGGGGGCTGCGCCACCACGTCTGCTCGCGAGCTGCTAATGTCTGCTCCTATCCCGAGACTGGGCTCAGCTGCTTGGAGGCGTGGTGTGGCGCGGCGCTATGCCACGGTTGATGGATGGACAGCACTTGGCCGTGTTAGCCAGACGAGAATAGCAGCAGATTGCTCGCAAACGCTCGCTCGTCCCATCTCTGCACGCAGCGGTAGAGGGCTGGACAAGGCCACAGGGAAGAACATATCAGAGCAGGAGGATGAATGGCCGTGACCAGGCTGGCGCTCATGGTGGGCTCGGTGTCCGCCGCGCCGGTAGCCGAAACCGGGGAACCTTCATCTGGTCTACTCTGAATACGTCTGTGCCTGCCCAGGCCTCCCGTTTGTTCGAGCATGGCTAGCACAGACAGGTGTACCTACGTGTACCAAGCACGAGCAACTGATCTCGGCTTctgtacaagtaggtatgtGCATACTTGGTCGCAAGGCGACGacagatgacgatggcgatgatgctgctgctgctgctgctgctgctgccgctcctcctcctcatgCCGGCGTCTCTGTTCACGCTCTCGCTGTGCGCTGCAGGACGTGCTAGTGCCGTCCGCCACAGTGCTGGGTCAATCcatttccctttcttctctctcatccaCCCACACACACCGCCTGTGGGCtaagagaagatggtgatggcaatCCCGGCACAACCCTTGTCCACTGGCTAGGCCCGGCTCTGCAGTGCCTGATTGGGCAGCTGGTCCTGGTCATGTCGCCCCTGGCTGGACTTACCAACGCTATTACTGGCTGTGTAATCAAAGCTCTGCGCCCCTGTCGCGTCTCCCATGCGCTGGCTAGCCCCGGTTCTGACCCATCCTTGCTCCCCGTCGCTCTCAAGCTGCCTCCCGACCAGACACCCCCTCCCCTGCTAGTACGACTCAGAAAAGTATTTGGGACTTGGGGTCACCTAGCTCCTTTACTTTTGGCTATCCCTCTTGGAAATTTTTTCTCTATTTCTCGGGAGAGAAAccagaggaaaaaaaaaagcaaaaaaaaaaaaagagagagaccTTCATTCTCCTTTCTTGTTGAGCGCGCGCGTTGCACATCTGCGTTcgttgttttcttttctgcacTGCAAATTTCCCACGCGTCTTCCTTTCCACAGGGGGGTTCAGCAAAGCTCCTTCTTACTTGTATTTCAAGGAAGCAGCTTGACCGTCCCGATTCTGCATCTCCGTTCTGTACGGTACGGCGGTAAGCATCAGTCCCGTACTTTGCATACCACCTCAGATCCCTACGCGAATTCCCTGGTCCTTGGGCCAAACATAATTTTCTTCCCTCGTCCACCCCTCCTTGCCGCTCCGCCAGGTATCTTTTCTCCCCCTGGCTTGTCCTCTTTGTGCCTGTTGCATGGCCGCCCCGACGGCGCAAGAAACCGCCCTGCTCGTTTTCCTGCCTCCCGTTGTTCGCAAGCCATTCCCCCCCGGTCTCCCGCTCATCCCTCGCTCTCCCAGTTCATAATCTGGAGCTAGGCGGTACGACGTCCCCACGTTGCGCCCACTGTGCCTCTACCCCAAAGCCCTCTGCCTCCGGTACGCGAGTCCAAGATTGCTTCTACCGGCGTTGTCTTTTCAGGCCTAGCACGCCTCACCCGTGTCATCCCGGTCGCGGCCAGGGGACTGGCCCACCCCACCACGACTTGGTAGACCATCAGTCTGTCAAGGGGGGCAGATAAAACATCAACGCGTCCTATCTCGAACTGTTTTTCTTTACCAGCTTAATGAGTTTTTCGACGTTGAAGCCTTACTGATGCGTGTTCTCCCTATGCAGCATCAAGCCCACCACCAGCAACAGGGTCACCCGCCTTCGCAACCGCTTCAGCATTCGCGTCCCCCAAGCATTGTTCACCAGCAACACCACCCTCATTCGCAGCacccgccgccgcagcatcaCCAAGGCGCATACTCGTCGCAACACACTCTCCCGCAGGCGTACCAGGCCGGCAACCAGGCGACCAGCACGCCAGAGACCTTGAACTACTACAACCACCCGAGCCCGTACAGCACTCCAGGTGCCACGAGCGGATACACGTCCGCCGGTAAGCCTCTCTGCGCGCAGCAAGCGCAGCCACGCACGCGATTCGATTTTGCCTTGTTCAGGATGCTAACGCACAAGTCTCTTGCAGATACCTCCGACATGATGGCCGCCGCTCAAATGCCTAGACCTCCCTACCCTCCAATGTCATATCATACACCACAGTCCAATTCGCCCGCATCAGTAGCGTCACCATCGCAGCATGACCAGCACAGAAACTTGTACGGCCAGCCGCAGTCTCAGCATTTGCAGCAGTCCATGTACtaccagcctcagcctcaatACCAGTCCATGCCCCATCAGGCGGCTCCCTCTCCCTACGCGCAGCAtgcccatcaccaacaacatTCAATGGCCTCGCAGCCCAATATGATGATGTCGCATGCAGCACAGCAGAACCAGATGCCGCCGCACGCGGCGCAGCACGCACAGCATGCGCAGGCCGGCATGACAGGTAGCCCGCGACCCAAGATCGAGCCCCAAGTTcccctgcagctgcagaaacagcagcccTCTCCCATGTCGCAGCCCCACCATCAACAGGGTCCGCCACAACTTCAAAGTCCTGCCAACCCAACTCCTGCGGTCAACCCCAATGCTGCTCCGGGCCCTATCCCGGCAACGACGCCTCTCGTCGTAAGGCAAGACGGCAATGGCGTTCAGTGGATTGCCTTTGAATATTCCCGGGACCGGGTCAAGATGGAGTACACCATTCGCTGCGATGTCGAGTCAGTAAACATCGAGGAGCTCTCCCCAGAGTTCAAGCAGGAGAACTGCGTCTACCCAAGGGCATGCTGCCCCAAGGACCAGTACCGCGGAAACCGGTTGATTTACGAGACTGAGTGCAACAGAGTCGGATGGGCTCTGGCACAGCTCAACGTGCCACTGCGAGGCAAGCGAGGCTTGATTCAGCGCGCAGTGGACAGCTGGCGCAACAGCAACCAAGATCCTCGACTCCGAAGCCGACGCGTTCGCCgcatggccaagatgaacagtcgcaagcagcagcaacaagtcCAGGGCGCTCCGCATCCTGGTGCCCATATGTCAGGTCCCGGTGGGCCAGGAGGGCATCCAGGCGCTCCCGCACCCATGCCCACAGCTCATGCGCCCAACATGGGCAAGCCAACGATAGGCGGCATGGGGCAACCTATGCACCATCACCATGCCGGGGGCCACCCTGACGGCGGCGCACCGggtggagaagaagtcggtATGTTTCACCAGATGTAATTTTTTGAAATGATTGCATCTGCTGTACACTTGcatcaccttttttttgcctttgcaaCCCTCATTAGAGACAGTTTTTACGCCGTCAAAACGTTGTGTTGATTTAATGATACCAactcatttttttttttacctccTATGCAAAAAAGCACTCTACACTTATATTTGG is drawn from Trichoderma atroviride chromosome 7, complete sequence and contains these coding sequences:
- a CDS encoding uncharacterized protein (EggNog:ENOG41) encodes the protein MMATLGQTRAYFQDHTTELHQAHHQQQGHPPSQPLQHSRPPSIVHQQHHPHSQHPPPQHHQGAYSSQHTLPQAYQAGNQATSTPETLNYYNHPSPYSTPGATSGYTSADTSDMMAAAQMPRPPYPPMSYHTPQSNSPASVASPSQHDQHRNLYGQPQSQHLQQSMYYQPQPQYQSMPHQAAPSPYAQHAHHQQHSMASQPNMMMSHAAQQNQMPPHAAQHAQHAQAGMTGSPRPKIEPQVPLQLQKQQPSPMSQPHHQQGPPQLQSPANPTPAVNPNAAPGPIPATTPLVVRQDGNGVQWIAFEYSRDRVKMEYTIRCDVESVNIEELSPEFKQENCVYPRACCPKDQYRGNRLIYETECNRVGWALAQLNVPLRGKRGLIQRAVDSWRNSNQDPRLRSRRVRRMAKMNSRKQQQQVQGAPHPGAHMSGPGGPGGHPGAPAPMPTAHAPNMGKPTIGGMGQPMHHHHAGGHPDGGAPGGEEVGEGNNSYEDNHHHHQPPTAQMPPCWQRRCETSTRLCGIRGPGFISRRSSRRVDVSYSSSNQRCHTSEEP